One genomic region from Pyxicephalus adspersus chromosome 1, UCB_Pads_2.0, whole genome shotgun sequence encodes:
- the LOC140337579 gene encoding uncharacterized protein, translating into MASKLWLLLVTGALIGLQSLAIEYGSGEEDSHCGYPGISSSDCAKRGCCFDDSVPGVNWCFYSNSENKAQCSVNPVERTNCGYPGISPKECYSRGCCFNSSQPGVIWCFYPKDHTTEPKECGGSPYQRRNCGYPGISSSDCAKRGCCFDDSVPGVNWCFYSNSENKAQCSVNPVERTNCGYPGISPKECYSRGCCFNSSQPGVIWCFYPKDHSVADKCGVSPSLRRNCGYPGISSAQCASRNCCFDSSIPGVNWCFYSLTQDNAECSVAPQERHDCGYPGISLTECHSRGCCFDSSHPDVPWCFIPENKAERCNLSPE; encoded by the exons ATGGCATCCAAACTATGGCTACTTCTGGTGACGGGTGCACTTATTGGACTTCAGAGTTTAGCCATTGAATATGGCAGTGGTGAGGAAGACTCCC ACTGTGGCTACCCCGGGATATCCTCCTCGGACTGTGCCAAGAGGGGGTGCTGCTTTGATGACAGTGTGCCCGGGGTGAACTGGTGCTTCTATAGTAACTCTGAAA ATAAGGCTCAGTGCTCGGTGAATCCGGTGGAAAGAACTAACTGTGGATATCCAGGAATTAGTCCCAAGGAATGTTACTCCAGAGGATGCTGCTTCAACTCATCCCAACCTGGAGTTATTTGGTGCTTCTACCCAAAAGATCACA CAACAGAACCAAAGGAGTGTGGCGGCTCCCCATATCAGAGAAGGAACTGTGGCTACCctgggatatcctcctcagacTGTGCCAAGAGGGGGTGCTGCTTTGATGACAGTGTGCCCGGGGTAAACTGGTGCTTCTATAGCAACTCTGAAA ATAAGGCTCAGTGCTCGGTGAATCCGGTGGAAAGAACTAACTGCGGATATCCAGGAATTAGTCCCAAGGAATGTTACTCCAGAGGATGCTGCTTCAACTCATCCCAACCTGGAGTTATTTGGTGCTTCTACCCAAAAGATCACA gtgtAGCAGACAAGTGCGGCGTCTCTCCCTCTCTTAGAAGGAACTGTGGCTATCCCGGGATCAGCTCCGCGCAATGTGCCAGCAGGAACTGCTGCTTTGATTCCAGCATCCCCGGGGTGAACTGGTGCTTCTACTCCCTGACACAGG ACAATGCCGAATGCTCTGTGGCCCCCCAGGAGAGACATGACTGCGGCTACCCAGGGATCAGCCTGACCGAATGTCATTCCAGAGGCTGCTGCTTCGACTCCAGCCATCCTGATGTCCCCTGGTGCTTCATTCCGGAGAATAAAGCCGAACGCTGCAACTT GTCGCCTGAGTGA